A single region of the Biomaibacter acetigenes genome encodes:
- a CDS encoding radical SAM protein, which translates to MTWENTKNIKKLADEEISFVPLKSFKSVPTNVVLIYPNSYSLGMSNLGFHSIYHQINSREDSLCHRAFVSLMDENFSRIQAFESEQPLDVYDILGFSISFELDYINVLKILDRSGLPLLAKDRERPLVIAGGPAVTFNPEPLTPFFDAFVIGEGEEVIHEIIETFTNLRHRSKQEILESLSAVQGVYVPDFYEVKYDKTGRVLEFTAKNKAHDCIRKRWIKKLDDIKTESVILTPNTEFKDMFLLEVSRGCGRNCRFCMAGYCYRVPRARSLGYVLDRAEFGFKFKKKIGLVGAAISDYPYIDELSENFIRRQIKFSVSSLRADTLREPLMEGLARSGHRTLTIAPEAGSQRLRDVINKGINEGHVLNSISLAHKYGIHNVKLYYIIGLPTETDGDIDEMIDFLVQIKDFMKKIGNKTGNLSISVNPFIPKPWTPFQWVGMESIDTLNKKINRLKNSLKPKGIRVIFESPRLSEIQSALARGDRLMGILLYEAYKLGGKTSSYKKIEIEGRNIEYYAHRHLAFEDTLPWDHIDIGLKKEYFINEYKRALQGKFTRRCTDEICSTCRICQHK; encoded by the coding sequence GTGACCTGGGAAAATACCAAAAACATAAAAAAGCTTGCAGATGAAGAAATATCATTTGTGCCTTTGAAGAGCTTTAAGTCGGTCCCTACAAATGTGGTGCTTATATATCCCAACTCATATAGCCTAGGGATGTCCAACCTGGGTTTTCATTCAATATATCATCAGATAAACTCCAGGGAGGATTCCCTCTGTCACAGGGCTTTTGTTTCGCTAATGGATGAAAATTTTTCAAGAATCCAGGCTTTTGAATCAGAACAACCTCTGGATGTTTATGATATATTGGGTTTTTCCATCTCCTTTGAGCTTGACTATATCAATGTCCTTAAGATTTTAGACAGGTCCGGTTTACCGTTGCTGGCAAAAGACCGGGAAAGACCGCTGGTGATAGCCGGCGGGCCTGCGGTGACCTTTAATCCGGAGCCTCTTACTCCGTTTTTTGATGCTTTCGTCATCGGTGAGGGGGAGGAAGTGATACATGAAATTATTGAGACTTTTACAAATCTCAGACACCGGTCAAAACAGGAAATACTGGAGAGTTTGTCGGCAGTTCAGGGAGTTTACGTGCCGGACTTTTATGAAGTGAAATATGACAAAACCGGGCGGGTTCTAGAGTTTACTGCAAAAAATAAAGCGCATGACTGTATCAGGAAAAGGTGGATAAAAAAACTTGATGATATAAAAACCGAATCGGTGATCCTTACTCCCAATACCGAGTTCAAGGACATGTTTTTGCTGGAAGTGTCCAGGGGATGCGGAAGGAACTGCAGATTCTGCATGGCCGGATATTGTTACAGGGTCCCCAGGGCAAGGTCCCTCGGCTATGTCCTCGATAGAGCCGAATTTGGTTTTAAATTTAAAAAAAAGATAGGGCTGGTGGGGGCTGCCATATCGGATTATCCTTATATCGATGAGCTTTCAGAAAATTTTATTAGAAGACAGATAAAGTTTTCCGTATCTTCCCTGAGGGCCGATACATTGAGGGAACCGTTGATGGAGGGGCTCGCCAGAAGCGGCCACAGGACTCTCACCATAGCTCCCGAAGCCGGGTCTCAGAGATTAAGAGATGTAATAAATAAAGGTATTAATGAAGGTCATGTATTGAACTCCATAAGCCTTGCCCACAAATACGGCATTCACAATGTCAAACTATATTATATTATAGGGCTTCCTACTGAAACTGACGGTGATATAGATGAAATGATAGATTTTCTAGTACAGATTAAAGATTTCATGAAAAAGATAGGCAACAAGACGGGCAATTTATCCATCAGCGTAAACCCTTTCATTCCGAAACCATGGACTCCCTTTCAATGGGTTGGAATGGAATCCATAGACACCCTGAATAAAAAAATAAACAGGCTCAAAAACAGCTTGAAGCCTAAAGGCATAAGGGTTATCTTTGAAAGTCCCAGGCTTTCCGAGATTCAGTCGGCCCTGGCCAGGGGCGACAGACTCATGGGAATTTTATTATATGAAGCTTATAAGCTGGGAGGAAAGACTTCCTCCTATAAAAAAATCGAGATAGAGGGAAGGAATATAGAATATTATGCCCACAGGCATTTAGCATTTGAAGATACACTGCCGTGGGACCATATAGACATAGGACTGAAAAAGGAGTATTTTATAAATGAGTATAAACGGGCTCTTCAAGGAAAATTTACCCGAAGATGTACCGATGAAATATGCAGTACATGCAGGATTTGCCAGCATAAATGA
- a CDS encoding response regulator transcription factor: MSKEKILIVDDEPHILELVRFNLEAGGFKVIEAPDGQKAIELAQTENPDLILLDLMLPGTDGLEVCRILRQQKATREIPIIMLTAKSEEIDKVLGLEIGADDYITKPFSPRELTARVKAVLRRSAGSEKTENNIKIGNLVIDIEKHEVLVDGEKQEFTPKEFDLLKLLASNPGKVFSREYLLENIWGYDYLGDTRTVDVHIRHLRQKVEKDSDRPVYIETVRGIGYKFNKPE, translated from the coding sequence ATGTCAAAAGAAAAAATCCTTATAGTTGACGATGAACCGCACATACTGGAACTGGTGCGATTTAACCTTGAAGCCGGCGGGTTTAAGGTGATAGAAGCTCCTGATGGACAAAAGGCTATTGAACTTGCCCAAACGGAAAACCCCGATCTGATATTGCTGGATTTGATGCTTCCCGGAACCGACGGGTTAGAGGTCTGCAGGATTTTGCGCCAGCAAAAGGCAACCCGGGAAATTCCCATTATTATGCTGACCGCCAAGAGTGAGGAGATAGACAAGGTCCTGGGGCTTGAAATTGGAGCCGATGATTATATCACAAAACCCTTTAGCCCACGGGAGTTGACGGCCAGGGTGAAAGCGGTGCTGCGAAGGTCGGCCGGTTCAGAAAAGACCGAAAATAATATAAAAATAGGAAATCTGGTCATAGATATAGAAAAGCATGAGGTGCTGGTGGATGGAGAAAAACAGGAATTTACGCCCAAGGAGTTTGATTTGTTAAAGCTGCTGGCATCCAATCCCGGCAAGGTTTTTTCAAGGGAATACCTCCTTGAGAATATCTGGGGTTATGATTATCTCGGAGATACCAGAACTGTAGATGTCCATATACGGCATCTTCGGCAAAAAGTTGAAAAAGATTCGGACAGGCCAGTTTATATAGAAACTGTCAGGGGAATCGGATACAAGTTCAATAAGCCGGAGTGA
- the pgeF gene encoding peptidoglycan editing factor PgeF has protein sequence MDFELRQKGALKYLVIPSFEKTHLVKHGFSTRVGGVSRGAYQSLNLGLKKADEKDRVMENYRLLCDALGIDMNNLVASDQVHGDDIYEVLLQDRGKGIKRESDIINKDALMTKQKGVALVTYYADCVPLLFLDVGTPAIALAHAGWRGTVKKIGQKTVSQMVKKFGSHPENILVGIGPCIKSCCYEVDEPVVQEFKRAFSYLEELIEDKGGGHWMLDLVKANKEQLEDAGIKPQNITVSHYCTSCSNDLFFSYRADHGKTGSLAAVIELI, from the coding sequence TTGGATTTTGAGTTGAGGCAAAAGGGGGCTTTGAAATACCTTGTCATCCCCTCTTTTGAAAAAACACATCTTGTAAAACACGGTTTTTCCACCCGCGTTGGAGGAGTTAGCCGGGGAGCATATCAGTCTTTAAATCTCGGCCTGAAAAAAGCTGATGAAAAAGATAGGGTTATGGAAAATTACAGACTGCTCTGTGATGCTCTTGGTATAGATATGAATAATCTGGTGGCATCAGACCAGGTCCACGGCGACGACATATATGAAGTTTTGCTTCAGGATCGTGGAAAGGGTATAAAGAGGGAGTCTGATATAATAAATAAGGATGCCCTGATGACAAAACAAAAAGGCGTGGCCCTGGTAACATATTATGCGGACTGCGTCCCCCTGCTTTTTCTGGATGTCGGGACTCCGGCCATTGCCCTTGCCCATGCCGGATGGCGAGGCACCGTCAAGAAGATAGGTCAGAAGACCGTATCCCAAATGGTGAAAAAATTTGGGTCTCATCCGGAAAACATCCTGGTAGGGATAGGTCCCTGCATCAAAAGCTGCTGTTATGAGGTGGATGAACCTGTAGTGCAAGAATTTAAAAGGGCCTTCAGTTACCTGGAAGAGTTGATTGAAGATAAAGGCGGCGGTCACTGGATGCTTGACCTGGTGAAAGCCAATAAAGAACAACTGGAGGATGCCGGAATAAAGCCTCAAAATATCACCGTAAGCCATTACTGCACTTCCTGTAGCAATGACCTGTTTTTTTCCTATAGGGCCGACCATGGAAAAACCGGAAGCCTGGCGGCCGTAATTGAATTAATTTAG
- a CDS encoding YlmC/YmxH family sporulation protein — protein MIKTSDLRQREVINMVDGKRLGFVSDLDIDLEEGRVKSIIIPAQGKFFSLFARSGDYVIPWEQIKK, from the coding sequence GTGATTAAAACATCGGACCTGCGGCAGAGGGAGGTAATCAATATGGTCGACGGCAAGAGACTGGGGTTTGTGAGCGACCTTGATATAGACCTGGAGGAAGGCCGGGTAAAATCCATAATTATTCCGGCACAGGGTAAATTTTTTAGCCTGTTTGCCCGGTCGGGAGACTATGTCATCCCATGGGAACAGATTAAAAAATAG
- the nrdR gene encoding transcriptional regulator NrdR, with protein MKCPFCGYLDSKVMDSRPTDEGSIIRRRRECPSCKKRFTTYERIDELPIMVIKKSGNREVFDPHKIINGLIKACEKRPVTMEVLQNIAYDVEKELKNSMEQEVESRKIGEMVMKRLKNVDEVAYVRFASVYRQFKDINSYIEEIKKLQKQKQE; from the coding sequence ATGAAGTGCCCTTTTTGCGGTTATCTCGACAGCAAGGTGATGGATTCGAGACCTACCGATGAGGGAAGTATCATCAGAAGGCGCAGAGAATGCCCTTCATGCAAGAAGAGGTTTACAACATATGAACGGATAGATGAACTTCCCATCATGGTAATAAAAAAGAGCGGCAACCGGGAAGTCTTTGATCCCCATAAAATAATAAACGGTCTTATAAAAGCATGTGAAAAACGGCCGGTTACGATGGAAGTATTACAAAACATTGCTTATGATGTGGAAAAAGAATTGAAGAATTCCATGGAACAGGAAGTGGAAAGCCGAAAAATAGGCGAAATGGTTATGAAAAGGCTGAAGAACGTGGATGAAGTGGCGTATGTCCGTTTCGCCTCGGTATACCGGCAGTTCAAGGACATCAACTCATATATAGAAGAAATAAAGAAACTGCAAAAGCAAAAGCAAGAGTAG